One Nonomuraea angiospora DNA segment encodes these proteins:
- a CDS encoding helix-turn-helix transcriptional regulator encodes MQHFPPYYLEIVKPDPRGARYQLLHKGKIALHTASYGAEIRVGTSESFNFYAIMMPLQGSGGVMLNGRDVTAPISLIGPKQKIDMRWSIDHEVLMMQVPLGAMEEALEAYLGDPPKEGLRFDPGVDAAGALGHALTMLASTGMLPFAATKLAEHHFEQFLLHTLLSSQPHNHSDALRESAAPWTPAALRRAGRYCEDHAGEPIHLADIAAAARVSIRTLQLGFREHLQTTPMAYLRSVRLAHAHADLLRIADTGSRTTVTEVALRWGFTHLGRFAALYRQTYGRLPSSTRQGRQ; translated from the coding sequence GTGCAGCATTTCCCGCCCTACTACCTCGAGATCGTCAAGCCCGACCCGCGCGGTGCCCGATACCAGCTCCTCCACAAGGGAAAGATCGCTCTGCACACCGCGTCATACGGTGCGGAGATTCGCGTCGGAACGTCGGAGTCGTTCAACTTCTACGCGATCATGATGCCGTTGCAGGGAAGCGGCGGGGTGATGCTCAACGGGCGGGACGTCACCGCGCCGATCTCCCTCATCGGCCCCAAGCAGAAGATCGACATGCGCTGGAGCATCGATCACGAGGTTCTGATGATGCAGGTTCCGCTGGGGGCCATGGAGGAGGCGCTCGAGGCCTACCTTGGCGATCCTCCCAAGGAGGGGCTGCGGTTCGACCCCGGGGTGGACGCCGCCGGCGCGCTCGGCCACGCGCTCACCATGCTGGCCTCGACCGGTATGTTGCCCTTCGCGGCCACGAAACTGGCCGAGCATCACTTCGAGCAGTTTCTCCTGCACACCTTGCTCTCCTCCCAGCCGCACAACCACTCGGACGCGCTACGCGAGTCCGCCGCCCCCTGGACCCCTGCCGCCCTCCGGCGAGCCGGCCGCTACTGCGAAGACCACGCCGGCGAGCCGATCCACCTTGCCGACATCGCCGCCGCGGCCAGAGTCAGCATCCGCACCCTCCAGCTCGGCTTCCGCGAACATCTGCAGACCACCCCGATGGCCTACCTCCGTTCGGTACGGCTGGCTCACGCGCACGCCGATCTGCTCCGTATCGCGGACACGGGCAGCCGGACGACCGTCACGGAGGTGGCCCTGCGATGGGGGTTCACCCATCTCGGCCGTTTCGCCGCCCTGTACAGGCAGACGTACGGCCGCCTTCCGTCCAGCACCCGGCAAGGACGCCAGTGA
- a CDS encoding epoxide hydrolase family protein produces the protein MINPFRIDIPQDELDDLRDRLARTRWSGEIGGQDWSRGVPTGYLRQLAAYWADDYDWRKHEARLNDVPQFTTDIDGQTIHFAHIRSPEAGATPLMLVHGWPGSFAEFLDVIGPLTDPRSYGGDPADAFHLVIPSLPGFGFSVPLRDAGWTHGRIAAAFTELMHRLGYTRYGVQGGDVGAFVAPEMGRQDCEGVLGVHVNALVTFPIGAEGEMDGLTASEQERLGRLEHWQQEQSGYDKIQGTRPQTLGHGLNDSPAGQLAWIVEKFKEWTDSAADLPEDAVDRDALLTDVSIYWFTQTGASSAHLYYEAHHDPSAWAPREPRTVPTGVAVSLTQDVAIRRFAERDHAVVHWTEFERGGHFLALEQPGPFVADVREFFRSLR, from the coding sequence ATGATCAACCCGTTCCGCATTGACATCCCGCAGGACGAGCTGGACGACTTGAGAGACCGGCTTGCCCGTACCCGATGGAGCGGCGAGATCGGTGGCCAGGACTGGAGCCGTGGCGTCCCGACCGGCTACCTGCGGCAGCTCGCCGCCTACTGGGCCGACGACTACGACTGGCGCAAGCACGAGGCCAGGCTGAACGACGTGCCCCAGTTCACCACCGACATCGACGGGCAGACCATCCACTTCGCCCACATTCGCTCTCCCGAGGCCGGGGCCACCCCGCTGATGCTCGTCCACGGCTGGCCCGGCTCTTTCGCCGAGTTCCTGGACGTCATCGGCCCCCTGACCGACCCGCGCTCCTACGGCGGCGACCCTGCCGACGCCTTCCACCTGGTGATTCCCTCTTTGCCCGGGTTCGGCTTCTCCGTTCCGCTGCGCGACGCGGGCTGGACGCACGGCCGCATCGCCGCCGCCTTCACCGAGCTGATGCACCGGCTCGGCTACACCCGCTACGGCGTGCAGGGCGGCGACGTCGGCGCCTTCGTCGCCCCGGAGATGGGCCGCCAGGATTGCGAGGGCGTCCTCGGCGTGCACGTCAACGCCCTGGTCACCTTCCCGATCGGGGCCGAGGGCGAGATGGACGGCCTGACCGCGTCCGAACAGGAGCGGCTGGGGCGGCTGGAGCACTGGCAGCAGGAGCAGAGCGGCTACGACAAGATCCAGGGCACCCGCCCGCAGACCCTGGGGCACGGCCTGAACGACTCCCCGGCCGGCCAGCTCGCCTGGATCGTCGAGAAGTTCAAGGAGTGGACCGACAGCGCCGCCGACCTGCCCGAAGACGCCGTCGACCGCGACGCCCTCCTCACCGATGTCAGCATCTACTGGTTCACGCAGACCGGCGCCTCTTCGGCCCACCTCTACTACGAGGCCCACCACGATCCCTCGGCCTGGGCGCCCCGCGAACCCAGGACCGTGCCCACCGGCGTGGCGGTCTCCCTCACCCAGGACGTCGCCATCCGCCGCTTCGCGGAACGCGATCACGCCGTCGTGCACTGGACCGAGTTCGAGCGCGGCGGGCACTTCCTGGCCCTGGAGCAGCCCGGCCCGTTCGTCGCCGACGTGCGCGAGTTCTTCCGCTCGCTGCGCTGA